Proteins from one Streptomyces roseifaciens genomic window:
- a CDS encoding FG-GAP-like repeat-containing protein — translation MTAPVGQQNWKVPRLSVMPLGDSITWGAGSSSRDGYRFALRDKLAPHTDSLQFVGSVRTNGADHEGHSGWQISDLSENIEHWLPVAGPNVVLLHIGTNDMDLDNDVDGAPARLGRLIDRITRAAPEMTLLVSSLVPSQSEQVEKRVERFNAEVPRLVSERRSKGFKVGYVDMSAVTAQELKDRLHPNDSGYAKMANAFYEAVARAAGNGWVRERVDIKPALPGEAPLGDYQVDINGDGKADYLVVDDNGAVRAYVNNGGDGRGDWTDHGRIAKGTGAPGTKVRFADINGDRRADYLVLSDDGAVHAWTNNGDDAADSWTDRGIIATGTGAPADKVRFADINADGKADYLVVDDNGTVHAWTNNGGDGHGDWINQGRIVSRTPVPGAGIRFADIDGDGKADHLSVHDNGAIDAFLNQGGDGHGGWTDHGRIATGAGPGFRVRI, via the coding sequence GTGACCGCACCGGTCGGTCAGCAGAACTGGAAGGTGCCCCGGCTGTCGGTCATGCCTCTGGGCGACTCGATCACGTGGGGGGCGGGCAGCTCCTCCCGCGACGGGTACCGTTTCGCCCTGCGTGACAAGCTGGCCCCTCACACCGACTCCCTGCAGTTCGTGGGCTCGGTGCGTACCAACGGTGCAGATCATGAAGGCCACTCGGGGTGGCAGATCTCCGACCTCTCCGAGAACATCGAGCACTGGCTGCCGGTGGCAGGCCCGAATGTGGTGCTCCTCCACATCGGCACCAACGACATGGACCTCGACAACGACGTGGACGGCGCCCCCGCCCGGCTGGGCCGTCTGATCGACCGGATCACCCGTGCCGCGCCCGAGATGACCCTGCTCGTCTCCTCCCTCGTTCCCTCGCAGTCGGAGCAGGTGGAGAAGCGCGTCGAGAGGTTCAACGCCGAGGTGCCGCGCCTGGTCTCCGAGCGGCGGAGCAAGGGATTCAAGGTGGGTTACGTCGACATGAGTGCGGTTACCGCCCAGGAGCTCAAGGACCGGCTCCACCCCAACGACAGCGGCTACGCCAAGATGGCGAACGCCTTCTACGAGGCAGTGGCCCGCGCAGCCGGCAACGGCTGGGTGCGCGAGCGCGTGGACATCAAGCCCGCCTTGCCCGGCGAGGCTCCCCTCGGCGACTACCAGGTGGACATCAACGGCGACGGCAAGGCCGACTACCTCGTCGTCGACGACAACGGCGCTGTGCGCGCATACGTCAACAACGGCGGTGACGGGCGCGGGGACTGGACCGACCACGGCCGCATCGCCAAGGGCACGGGCGCACCGGGCACCAAGGTCCGCTTCGCCGACATCAACGGCGACCGCAGGGCCGACTACCTCGTCCTCTCGGACGACGGCGCAGTCCACGCCTGGACCAACAACGGCGATGATGCCGCGGACAGCTGGACCGACCGCGGCATCATCGCCACCGGCACCGGCGCACCCGCCGACAAGGTCCGCTTCGCCGACATCAACGCCGACGGCAAGGCCGACTACCTCGTCGTCGACGACAACGGCACCGTCCACGCCTGGACCAACAACGGCGGCGACGGACACGGGGACTGGATCAATCAGGGCCGGATCGTCTCGCGCACCCCGGTGCCCGGCGCCGGCATCCGCTTCGCCGACATCGACGGCGACGGCAAGGCCGATCACCTCTCCGTCCACGACAACGGAGCCATCGACGCCTTCCTGAACCAGGGCGGCGACGGCCACGGCGGCTGGACCGACCACGGCCGCATCGCCACCGGCGCCGGCCCCGGCTTCAGGGTGCGCATCTGA